A stretch of the Capsicum annuum cultivar UCD-10X-F1 chromosome 8, UCD10Xv1.1, whole genome shotgun sequence genome encodes the following:
- the LOC107879605 gene encoding probable peroxygenase 5, protein MASSCGTQLDEIENHDELTPLQKHVMFFDVNKDGIIYPWETYQGFRKLGRSIFRSVLAAVLVHLVTSGKTRPGKWPHPFFPIVIKNIKYGMHGSDSHTYDSEGRFVPEKFEEIFKKHAHENSEYLTSNEVDELLKKNREPKNYFGWVNARTDWRVLFDVGKNKDGELTKEAIRDVYDGSLFEQKAKELATMK, encoded by the exons ATGGCTTCTTCATGTGGTACTCAACTCGATG AAATTGAAAATCATGATGAATTAACCCCTTTACAAAAGCATGTAATGTTCTTTGATGTCAACAAAGATGGAATTATATACCCTTGGGAAACATATCAAG gttttagaAAATTGGGACGTAGTATTTTTCGTTCTGTTTTAGCTGCTGTGCTCGTCCATCTTGTTACTAGTGGCAAAACTCGACCC GGAAAATGGCCCCATCCATTTTTTCCAATTgtgattaaaaatattaaatatgggATGCATGGCAGTGATTCTCATACCTACGATTCTGAAGGAAG ATTTGTACCTGAGAAATTTGAGGAGATTTTCAAGAAACATGCACATGAAAATTCAGAATATTTAACTTCAAATGAAGTAGATGAATTGctcaagaaaaatagagaacCTAAGAACTACTTTGGATG GGTTAATGCTAGAACAGATTGGAGGGTTTTATTTGATGTTGGGAAAAACAAAGATGGTGAATTAACTAAAGAAGCAATAAGAGATGTTTATGATGGAAGCCTTTTTGAACAAAAGGCAAAAGAACTTGCTACTATGAagtaa
- the LOC107879604 gene encoding probable peroxygenase 5 gives MASSCSTQLDEIGNNDELTPLQKHVMFFDINKDGIINPWETYQGLRKLGRSIFRSVLGAVLVHLVFSGKTRPGKWPHPLFPIVIKNIKYAIHGSDSHTYDSEGRFVPEKFEEIFKKHAHENSEYLTSKEVDELLKKNREPKDYFGWLNARTDWRVLFDVGKNKDGVLTKETIKEVYDGSFFEKKAKELATMK, from the exons ATGGCTTCTTCATGTAGTACTCAACTCGATG AAATTGGAAACAATGATGAATTAACCCCTTTACAAAAGCATGTAATGTTCTTTGATATCAACAAAGATGGAATTATAAACCCTTGGGAAACATATCAAG gtttaagAAAATTGGGACGTAGTATTTTTCGTTCTGTTTTAGGTGCTGTGCTCGTCCATCTTGTTTTCAGTGGCAAAACTCGACCA GGAAAATGGCCCCATCCATTATTTCCAATTGtgattaaaaatatcaaatatgccaTACATGGAAGTGATTCTCATACCTACGATTCTGAAGGAAG GTTTGTACCTGAGAAATTTGAGGAGATTTTCAAGAAACATGCACATGAAAATTCAGAATATTTAACATCAAAGGAAGTAGATGAATTGctcaagaaaaatagagaacCAAAGGACTACTTTGGATG GCTTAATGCTAGAACAGATTGGAGGGTTTTATTTGATGTTGGGAAAAACAAAGATGGTGTATTGACTAAAGAAACAATTAAAGAGGTTTATGATGGAagcttttttgaaaaaaaggcaAAAGAACTTGCTACtatgaagtaa